CGCTGAAGTCCAGTTGCTGCACCCGCACCTGGGCACCTTCCGCAATCAATGCCTGGGCGGCCTGCCCCAGCAGCGCCAGCAGCCGCCCCTGCCCCGCCCCGGCGCCTTCGGCCAGGTGCTGGTCGAACTGCGCCCGCAGGTTCACCAGGCGGCTGTCCTGGGGGAAGAGTTCGCGGTAGAGGGCTTCGTTGGCGTCGGCGTAGGTGTCGCCCTGGCGTTCGAGCTGCCAGGCCTGGACCAGGTTGAAGCCCCATTGCAGCACCAGCCAGAGCCCCACCAGCCCCAGCAGTGGCTTCCAGCGCGACCAGTCCTGCCGCGCTTCCACCAGGCTGAACTCGCCCTGGGCGAGGTCGGCGCCCGCCTGCGCGGCCAGCCAGCCATGGAGATCGCCTTCCGCGCTCCAGTTCTCCACCCCATCCAGGGTCTGTCGCTCGACCGGTGCATGGCCGTTGCGCGGCATCGGACAGGCATCCCGCAGGTGCGGCCAGTCCGCGTCCTCGAAGGCCAGGCGGGCACCGCCCTCGCCGCCCAGCAGCCAACGCTGATCGAGCCAGAGCAACTGCGTGCCCGTCTCCGGCAACAGATCGGCGTCGACCTGAATGACCGATGGCGCCGGCCCCAGCTGACGCGCCAGGTCGAGCCAGCCGGCGAGCCAGCTGCGGCGGACCGCGAAGACCCGGTGACGTCCGTCCGGCAGGGCGCCGCCCAGGCCGAGGTGGTAGCTTTCCACCTCCTCCGCCAGCAGTTCCTCCACCGCAAAGGGCAAGGCCTGGCGCAGCCAGCGCCCCTTCTGGGTGGGCAGGCGAACCGCGCAGCAGGTCACCGCCTCCACCGGCAGGATCAGCCGCCAGGGAGGCGTCACCTCATCCAGCGCCCGGGCGAAGGGCAATCGTCGCCCGCTGCCCGCCTGCCAGAGCATCACCTCCAGCTCGGCGTCCAGCTCGCCACCGGCGGATGCCGGCAGGAAGATGCAAGCCTGTGTCATGACTGTGGCTCCTTGATGGGCGCAGGCGGCAAGCCGCCCTGCCCGAGATCACGAGAGAGAACCCGTACCTTGCCGTCGCGGCCGCGCTGCAGGGTACTCACCAGAACCTGGCGGCGACCGCCGAGACGCACCTCGGTGATCACCTGGAAATAGCGGCTGCCCACGGCCAGTCCCTGGGCTTCCAGCCCCATGCCCGCCAGGGCCGGCTGGCCAAGGAAGGCGTCGAGACTGGCAAAGCCGGTGGCGCCCCGGGCCGCCGCCAACAGACCGCCCGCCCCGGCATCCAGGTTGTCGGCCAGGCTGGACAGGACCAGGGCGCTCGCGGTGTTGACATTGAGGGTGGCATCGCCCGGCAGCGCCGTGATGTAGGGCAACAGCTTGCGGTAGTCCAGCTCCGTCATGCCGGCCAGCAGGCGCAGTTCGGAGACGTCGCTCATGGCGTGATTGGCCGCGCGGTAGGGCGGCTGCAGCAGCAGGTACTGGTTGTCCTCGGCGCCGTTGGGGCCGTAAGGCTCCTGGTCGGCGTCGAGCCAGTCCACCAGCCGCTCGGCGTAGGGCGCTTCGATGCCCAGGCGCAGCAGCAGGCGGCGGAACTGACGAATGCCCTGCTCATTGAACTGGCCGTTGCGCACCAGTCCATTGAGGTTGAAGCGTCCGCTGGGGTCTTCGATGCGTACGCTGAGGGAGCCGCCGTCGTCCAGCGCAAAGGTGGTGATCGGGCGCGCCCAGGCCTCTCCCAGATGGTCCACCGGCGTCCGTGGATCGCCCTGGCGCAGGTCGCGCAGGAGGATGGCCTTGGCCAGTGCTTCGCCACCGAGGGCGTACTGGGCCGCCTGGCGCGCCTGCAACTCGTTGCCGCTGGAGCGGATCGCCAACTGGGTGCGGGCGATCAGGCCGGCGCTGACCAGGGTGACCACCGCCACCACCAGCATCACGGTCAGCAGGGCCACGCCCGCCTGCCGCTTCATCGGACAGGCTCCTCGTCGCCGTCACGGGTGTCCTGTTCCGCGTCCTGCTGGCCGTTGCCCGCCTCGACCTGCTCGGGCGGCGGCGTTTCCACCAGCCGCAGGACGCGGCGCAAATCGCCGTAGCGCCGGTGCGCCAGCGTCAGCTCCAGGGCACGGGGCAGGCGATCCAGTCGTTCGTTCTCCTCCAGCGCCGCCGGCGGCCAGGCATCCCGCCATTCGCCACTGTCGTCCAGGTAGCGCAGCCGGAGCCCGGTGACCCCATCCAGGGCGGCCTGAATCCGGGGCTGGCTGTCCTGGGCCTGGTCCAGCACCGTCCAGTAGCGCCGCTCCAGGCGTTCCCCGCTGAGCTGCCAGCGCACCCGCTGCAGGCGCGACCGTTGGGCGCCCGTGGGATTGCGCCAGCCGCTGCGGGTGAACTCCAGGCTGTCGTTGTCGCCCAGCCGCTCCCCGAGCAGGGCAGGTCGAGCCTCGCCATAGGCATCGCGGACCGGACGCGCCGACAGCTGGCGGACATCCCGCTCGAAGGCGGACATCGCACGCACCAGCTCCCGCAGTTGCCGCTCCTGCTCGCGGGTGGCTTCGTCGCTGTCCAGCACCGCGCCAAGCATGCGCCAGGTGCCGAGCGCCAAGAGCGCGAAAATGGCGATGGCGATCAACAGCTCCAGCAGGGTGAAACCGGCGGCGCGCTTCATGGCGAGCTCTCCACGAAGCCCACCAGGCGGACCGTGGCGCGCTCCT
This genomic window from Pseudomonas furukawaii contains:
- the gspJ gene encoding type II secretion system minor pseudopilin GspJ, whose amino-acid sequence is MKRAAGFTLLELLIAIAIFALLALGTWRMLGAVLDSDEATREQERQLRELVRAMSAFERDVRQLSARPVRDAYGEARPALLGERLGDNDSLEFTRSGWRNPTGAQRSRLQRVRWQLSGERLERRYWTVLDQAQDSQPRIQAALDGVTGLRLRYLDDSGEWRDAWPPAALEENERLDRLPRALELTLAHRRYGDLRRVLRLVETPPPEQVEAGNGQQDAEQDTRDGDEEPVR
- the gspL gene encoding type II secretion system protein GspL; this translates as MTQACIFLPASAGGELDAELEVMLWQAGSGRRLPFARALDEVTPPWRLILPVEAVTCCAVRLPTQKGRWLRQALPFAVEELLAEEVESYHLGLGGALPDGRHRVFAVRRSWLAGWLDLARQLGPAPSVIQVDADLLPETGTQLLWLDQRWLLGGEGGARLAFEDADWPHLRDACPMPRNGHAPVERQTLDGVENWSAEGDLHGWLAAQAGADLAQGEFSLVEARQDWSRWKPLLGLVGLWLVLQWGFNLVQAWQLERQGDTYADANEALYRELFPQDSRLVNLRAQFDQHLAEGAGAGQGRLLALLGQAAQALIAEGAQVRVQQLDFSEVRGDLALQVQAPGFDALERLRERLIGTGLSVQMGSASRDESGVSARLVIGG
- the gspK gene encoding type II secretion system minor pseudopilin GspK, which produces MKRQAGVALLTVMLVVAVVTLVSAGLIARTQLAIRSSGNELQARQAAQYALGGEALAKAILLRDLRQGDPRTPVDHLGEAWARPITTFALDDGGSLSVRIEDPSGRFNLNGLVRNGQFNEQGIRQFRRLLLRLGIEAPYAERLVDWLDADQEPYGPNGAEDNQYLLLQPPYRAANHAMSDVSELRLLAGMTELDYRKLLPYITALPGDATLNVNTASALVLSSLADNLDAGAGGLLAAARGATGFASLDAFLGQPALAGMGLEAQGLAVGSRYFQVITEVRLGGRRQVLVSTLQRGRDGKVRVLSRDLGQGGLPPAPIKEPQS